The genomic stretch GAGTCAACAAATCTAACGGTAAATGAGATCTGCTATTCATTAGGGTTTGAGAATGTTTCCCACTTTTCGCGAATATATAAAGATTACCACGGTTCACCACCCACTAACTTCAGGCAGAGAACAATTTTATAATTTCCTTGCAAATTGAGCTGAATAGTACAAAAAGATGGTCTGTATAGAAAAAAAATAATTCAAAAACAGGCGTTAATTTGTTATTAATAAAATTAGATAATATGATTAAATTATTAGTAGCCGTCGGACTTATGTTTTCGACAGTTGCGACAGCAAAAGTGAATGCCGGTTCAGGGGGAAATAGTAACGAAAAAGAAAATAGGTCAAAAAAAATGGAAAAGATGGATGATACAAAAGCTATTCTCGCAGTTATAGATACCTACATAGAAGGACTTCGTCAAGGTCGTGTCGATCTTTTGAAAAAAAGTTTTCATAAAGATGCAATCATGCACGGATATTCGAGAGATAATAAAATTACGGAAGGAAGCGTGCAACACCTTTACGATATCATTGAAAAGGCTGGTGCCTTATCGAACGTTACAGCGAAAAACAAAGTTCTGAATCAGACTTCTAATACAGCATTTGTTCTTGCCGAATTGAAGTCGACAGCACCTAACGAAAACTCCACCGATTATCTCTCTCTGATGAAGATTGATGGCCAATGGAAGATAATTTCGAAGGTCTATCATCTATCTTATGCAAAATAAATTTTAATGAGTGTTAATTTAGTTTTTAGTTTGGCCTGTTCATTAGAACAGGCCATTTTTTTAAAACAAGCAGCCTGTATGATATTTTAAAAGATCGATATTCTTTCCATCAAGGATTATCAAGATGATTTTTAGTGGTTTTTTCCAGCCTGCTGAACTTGTCGAACCAAATGGAGCTGTATTATTTTTATTGGAATAATAGTTATTGAAGGCTTTAAAAGGTAACCGGACTTTAGTGCTCTCAGATAAAAACAAGATTCGTGTATATCAGTATATGTATAAAACAAATCGCCACTTAGATAATCTAAATGACGATTTTTGAAAATGAATGTATGTATTTTTGAACAGTAGCATAACTAATACGGTACTTTTGAGCACTGATTAGATATCTGTTGTGAAATTCAATTAACGCCTCCTCCCAAACTCCTGTAGAGTTCGGATATTGCGATAAGTTCCGATCTTCGTATCAAAGCCAATTCCAGTTCGCTTTGCAGCACATTGCCTTGTGCAATAATAACTTCAAGATATGTGGCCATCCCATTGTTGAACAAATCATTTGCTCTCATTGTTGATTGTTTGAGTTTATTTACTCTTTTTTCGGCTAATGTTTCCTGTGTCTTTAATTTTTCAATTTTTACCAGTGCATCTGAAACTTCACCTACGGCATTCACTACAGATTGCCTGAATTTCAATACTGACTTTTCACGCTCGACCAAATCAACTTTATATTGAGTGCTCAATTCTTTGTGTTGCAAGAGAGGTTGTACAACGCTTGCACCGACGATACCGAAAAGCGCCGAAGGAATATTGAACCAGTCGCTCGCCTTGAGTGAATTTACTCCTCCGCTTGCTGTGATTCTTAATGATGGGTACATGTCAGCTTTGCTTACACCTACTTTGGCATTTGACAATGCCAGTTCGAATTCCTTTCTCTTGATATCGGGTCTCAGTCTCAGTAGTGTCGAAGGCAGTCCTGCGGAAATTGTTTCCGGAAGTATTACTTGTTCCGACAAAAAGCTACGGTTAATGCTTGAGGGCAGATCACCGCTCAAAACACGCAGTGCATTTTCCTGTTGAATGGTTGCCTGTTCCAATTCCGGAATTAATTTTTGTGTTGCCAGAAGCTGTGCCTCAGCCTGTTCGACCGCAAGTGAAGTGACCTGACCTGATTCATATTGTATTGTCATCATCCTTACAGTACTCTCATTCAATAGGATGTTTCTTTGCGCGATTTTCAATTGTTCGTCAAGCATTATCAAATTATAATAGCCTTGAGTTACATTTGCAATCAATTCAGTCTGTATTGCTTTGCGTGCTTCATTGGTTAATAAATAAGAAGCAAGAGCAATCTTGTTTTTGCTGCGGATCTTGCCCCAAATATCTGCTTCCCAAGACAAACTTATACTTGTTGTATAATCTTCCAGATGATTGGTTCCAAGAAACTGCGAAGTTGACATTCCATTCAGGCTGTTGTTTGAAGGATTGTTTGTTGAAGATGAAATATTTAGTCCTACAATCGGTACATTGTTCCATTGCGACTGTTTCAATCTTAACCGGGATTCTTCGACATTTTTCAGTGCGATTTGCATATCAAAATTCCGGACAATGGAACTGTCAATCAACTTCTGAAGCATAGTATCTCTGTAAAATTCTTTCCACGGAAGAGAAGCGATCGACATCGTATCCTCAGTCACCGCATTACGAAATGTCGAAGGCAGTTCGGGTGCAGGTGTCTTCAAGTCTTTGGAGACTGTACAACCGATAATAATGAAAAGGATATTTGCTGTGACAGTTATTTTAAAGTATTTTTTCATTTCTTAATGATGAATTTGTTAAAAGGTTCTATCTGTTATTGTAAAACAGGTTCCGGAGTAGTATTAGCTGGTTTTCCTGATACTTTCTCATGCAGCGCCTGAAACACGATAAACAAAACAGGTATAAAAAACAGTCCCAGAACAACGCCGCCGATCATTCCTCCGGCCGCACCAATACTGATGGAGTGATTGCCCATTGCAGATGGTCCTGTTGCTCTCATCATTGGCGCAATACCGGCAACAAATGCAATCGACGTCATAATAATTGGACGTATTCTCAGTTTGGCAGCTTCCAGTGCGGATTCTACCAGTGAGTGTCCGGCATTTCTTCGTTGAGATGCAAATTCCACTATCAGAATTGCGTTTTTAGCGAGTAATCCGATCAACATGATCAAAGCAACCTGAATGTAAATATTGTTATCGATCCCTGCCAGACGTATTGCCACGAATACTCCGATAATACCCGTAGGTACTGAAAGAACGACGGCCAGAGGAAGGATGTAACTGTTGTATTGAGCACATAACAGGAAATATACAAACACAAGCGATAATGCAAATATTAACACAGATTGCCCACCGGATAAAATTTCCTCTCTTGTCATTCCGGAAAATTCAAAAGAATAACCTGTAGGTAATTCCTTTTCTGCGACTTCCCTAATAGCCTGAATTGCATCGCCTGTACTGTAACCCGGTTTGGGTACCGCATTAACTCCGATGGAGTTGTAAAGATTGTATCTGGTTATGACTTCAGGACCAAATACCCTTTTCAGACTTACTATAGTGTTAACGGGTACCATGCTTCCCGTTTTGTTTTTGACATAAATTTCATTCATTGAAGCAAGATCGGCGCGTTCTTCTTTTTCCGCCTGAATCATCACCCGATAATATTTACCGAACCGGTTGAAATCCGATACCTGAGCACTTCCAAAATATGCCTGCATACTGCTTAAGACATCTTTTTCATCAATACCGAGCTGTTCGATTTTTTCATGATCCAATATCATCTCTAACTGTGGGTAATCCGCACGAAATGTCGTAAAAGCCACTGCGATTTCAGGTCTTTTCATCAGTTCTGCAATAAAACGATTTGCAATACCTCCAAATTTATCAAGTTTTCCACCTGCCTTATCTTCAAGAACTATATCCAGTGCATCTACATTGCTGAATCCCGGTACTGTCGGAAATGAAAAGACAAAACATTGCGCACCTTTGATCGTATTCATACGTTTCTGAAGTTCTGCAATATTTGCGGATACGTCGTTCATATCACCGCGTTCTCCGTCTTTCTTCATCCTGAAAAATGCAACACCCGAAGATGGACTTGTAGAACTTGTCAATATGTTAAATCCCGCTACCTGATTGAAAGCGAACTTTGCCGGCATATCTCTAACTTTGTCAGCAGCTTCATCAAGAATTGCCTGCGTTCTCTTCATCGATGAACCTGGAGGAAGATTAACCGAGATGGCAATAAAGCCCAAATCCTCGGAAGGAATAAATCCTGTGGGAGTTTTTCGTATTAATATTCCTGTTACAAGCATGATTGCCACAAGTGCTTCGAGGCTTATCCATTTAAATTTTATCATTTTCTTTACGCTCCCAACATATCTTGAGGTTACGTTTTCAAAACCTTTGTTAAATGCGAAGAAAAATCTTTGTTTGAAATTTTTTGGCTTTTCGTGGTGGTCATGATTCACATCTTTCAAAAGCAAAGCGCACAAAGCGGGACTCAAGGTCAATGCATTTACAGCCGAAATAGAAATAGCGATTGCCAGAGTAAAGGCAAATTGGCGATAAAAGACCCCGGCTGAACCGTTCATAAATCCAACAGGTAGAAAAACCGCAGCCATAACCAGAGTAATGGAGATGATTGCGCCGGTTATTTCATGCATAGCGGACATGGTAGCTTTTCTCGGTGTAATGTTTTTATGTTCCAGTTTTGAATGAACAGCTTCCACCACGACGATTGCATCATCCACCACGATTCCGATAGCAAGAACAAGTGCAAATAAGGTTAGAAGATTTATTGAAAATCCGAAAATCGACATGAAAAAGAATGTTCCGATAATTGCTACGGGTACAGCAATGGCGGGAATCAATGTGGATCTGAAATCCTGTAAGAATATATAAACAACAATAAATACAAGGATGAAGGCTTCCAGTAAAGTTTGTTGAACCTGTTCAATGGATTGATCCAACATATCTTTGGTGTTGTACAGAATTTGCTGCTTGATTCCAGGAGGGAAATCTTTCTCAGCTTTTTTCAGATATTCACCTACTTTGGTTTGTATTTCCCTTGAATTTGACCCCGGTAATTGAACTACCTCAAACAAAATACTTTGTTTGTCATGTACTGTGTTCAAAGAATTGTAAGTATAACTTCCCAATTCAACTTTGGCAACATCTCTCAATTTCAAGATAGTTCCATCTGAGTTAGATCTAATGATCATGTTTCCATATTCTTCAGGTTTGGTATATTTTCCTGAATACTTAAGAACATACTCAAAAGATCGGTTACTTGATTGTCCTAATCTTCCTGGCGCCGCCTCTTGGTTCTTACTTTTGACAGCTGCCATGACCTCGTTAGGAGTAATACTATATGCGGTCATCTGTGCCGGATTTAGCCAAATACGCATGGAGTAATCTTTATTGCTTCCTAAAAATCTTACCTGTCCAACTCCTTGTATACGTTTTATCTCCGGAATTACGTTTATTTGAGCATAATTTGTTAAATATGTTGCATCATATAGTTTTGGATTTTCACTCATTAGATTGATTGCCATGACCAGTGAGTTTTGAACTTTTTGCGTGGTTATACCTGCCTGAACCACTTCGGTCGGCAACAATCCTGTTGCAGATGAAACACGATTTTGAACATTCACCGCAGCCTGATCGGGGTCTGTACCTAATTTAAAATAGACTGATATTGTGAGTGTTCCGTCATTGCTGGATGTCGAACTCATGTAAGTCATGTTTTCAACTCCATTGATTGATTCTTCGAGAGCGGGTGCAACAGCACGAACCATTGTTTCGGCATTGGCGCCGGGATAGTTTGCGGAAACCTGAACGACAGGAGGTGCAATGTCCGGAAATTGTTGAATGGGAAGATCCATGAGACCTACGGCTCCCAAAATGACCAGCATGATGGAAACTACTGTTGCAATAACCGGTTTGTCTATAAAAACTTTTAACATAATCTTTAGTTGATATTTATTTTAGCTATTTTTTCTGTTGACTTTTCAGGTTTCACCACAATGCCTTCTTTTAGAGACTCCATACCTTTTAACACGAGTTGATCACCTGCTTTCAGTCCTTCAGAGATATAGTAGGTTGTGTCCGATGTTCCTGATATGGTTAAGGCGACCTGTCGGACTTTATTATTTCGATCGACCACAAAAGCGAATAGTTTATCCTGCATTTCAAAAGTCGCGGATTGTGGAATTCCGATAACGTTCGATTGTTGCAGTCCCAATTTTATTCGTCCTGAATTTCCGGAACGCAGTAAACCTTGCTCATTGGGAAATGTTGCACGTAAGGTTATTGCTCCCGTTGTTTTGTCGAAAACAGCATCGACCATATCCAGTTTGCCAGCCTGAGGATATACTTGTCCTCCTGAAAGAATGATGCTGACAGCAGGAGCATTTTTTATTTTCTCTGCAATTGATGCCCCTTGGAGTCCGTCCTTAAAGGTTACAAAATCTGATTCAGATATGGAAAAATAGGCGTGAATTTCCCTGTTATCAGATAAGTATGACAGTGGCTGAACATCAGAAGGGGAGATGATACTGCCGGTTTTCTTAAACAATCTCCCGACGAAACCGCTTACCGGAGCTTTGACGGTAGCGAAACCCAATGTTATTTTGGCATTGCCTGCTTTGGCTTTTGCCTGTTTGAGTCTTGCCATTGAGGCTTGATAGGAGGCTTGAGCAGTCTTTAACTGATAGGGTGAAACAACTTTGTTCTGAACCAAAGGTGTAAGTTTATCAACTTCCAACTTTGCTGTCATGAGATCTGCCTTTGCAACAAGCAACTCGCCTTCAGCAAAATTGGAATCTTCTGTGAAAGGTCTGTGATCAATTTGAAACAGAGGTGTCCCTTTTTTTACGTAAGATCCCTCCGTGATATAGATTTTTTCGAGAATTCCGGATACTTGAGCTCGTAATTCAACATCAGTTTGTCCCTCCATTTTGGCAGGATATTCCAGATAGACCATTGCATTGCCGGGATTAACGGTTGCGACCGGAACCGAAGGTATATTTGCTGACTCTGTTTTGTCATCACCGGATTTACAGCCTATTAATACAGTGTAGGCGAACAAGCCATATATTACAGTTTTTTTCATGAAATTATTTATTAGAATATTTGAAATTGTATAAATTTTTGATAATTGAAATCTGATTCATAATCGACATTTGTAATTTGTTATTTTTGAGGTATGTATTATTTTTTTTTGGCGGTGGTTTGAATGACATATTGATTGTTTTAAATTTTAATTCGAATTAAAAATACTAATTAGTATGTTTTTATCGCAAAAAAAAATCTTTATATTGGAGTATTAATTTTTAGATCTAAGAAAATGTTTGGGAGTGAAGAAATCTTGTGCATAATTATAAATTTAATCTAATGAATCTATATAAATTTTAAACTCTTTAAGAAATGTATAATAGTATCTCTTTCCTAATATCTTTCCCATATTTCTTACGCCATGATATTGAGTCAGAATATGAATTGCAATCTTTTTTGCATCATGATCCAAACTCAACTGACCGGCCGTTTGAGATCTTGTTATCTCGTCTTCAATTGCCTTTCGCCATTTATTTAATGACTTTAAAAGAGCCTTGCGAAATGCATCCGACAGCGGTGCCATTTCCTGAATTAGATTAACGGTGGGACATCCATTTACGGCATTCATAAAAGGATGTTCTAATAATAAACTATGCATCATCTGATACATGTTTTTCTTAAAGTCCGTTCCTTTGGAAAGCGATTTTTCTATGAAAGGTAATATCTCATTGTTTAAGGCTTCACTGATAAGTGCCATACCCATTTCATTTTTGTTACGAAAATGATAATAGAAAGCGCCTTTGGTAACTTGAGTTTTTTCCAAGATCTCATCGATGCTTGTTGCTTGATACCCCTGCCTGTAGGTGAGCATCAAAGCACTCTGTAAAATATTAGATCTCGTGATTTCTGCTCTTGTCATAAAACATACTGATTAGTATGTTGCAAAGATATATACCTTTGTTTGGATACGCAAACAAAAGTGGGCAAAAAATTATGACGTTAGCCTTTTATGTTTAATGATAACTTAAAGATTCTTGCACTATAGCCAATCTAGGATGTTTCAATAAATTAAATACGCTGAAATATTTTTATGGATGATATCGCTGCAAATTGAAAACACCCGAATAAAATGAATTACTTTTTAAATATTATTTAAAAATTTCTAAATTTCGATATCTAATTGAGGTATGATTTCAGCTGCTTCTTTCATTTTCTGATCAACGATTTTAGCATAAATTGCAGTGGTTCTGATCTCTCTATGACCAAGTCTTTTAGAAACAGTATATATATCCGCTCCGTTCTCCAATAGCAATACAGCATTGGTATGTCTAGCACTGTGAAAAGTGATATGTTTAGATATTTCTGCTCTATTGCACCATCGGACGATTTCATTATTGAATCCAACACCATATTTTAACCCTTTAAAAACTCGTTCCTGTGGTGACTTTCTCTCACCTAACAATTGCCTTGCCTGTTTAGCTATGTAGAGATATTCAACTCCGTCCGTCTTCTTTTGACGAAAGTTGATTCTACTCACACCATCTTCATCACGAATTTCAGACCATA from Chryseobacterium indoltheticum encodes the following:
- a CDS encoding TetR/AcrR family transcriptional regulator, which translates into the protein MTRAEITRSNILQSALMLTYRQGYQATSIDEILEKTQVTKGAFYYHFRNKNEMGMALISEALNNEILPFIEKSLSKGTDFKKNMYQMMHSLLLEHPFMNAVNGCPTVNLIQEMAPLSDAFRKALLKSLNKWRKAIEDEITRSQTAGQLSLDHDAKKIAIHILTQYHGVRNMGKILGKRYYYTFLKEFKIYIDSLD
- a CDS encoding efflux RND transporter periplasmic adaptor subunit — protein: MFAYTVLIGCKSGDDKTESANIPSVPVATVNPGNAMVYLEYPAKMEGQTDVELRAQVSGILEKIYITEGSYVKKGTPLFQIDHRPFTEDSNFAEGELLVAKADLMTAKLEVDKLTPLVQNKVVSPYQLKTAQASYQASMARLKQAKAKAGNAKITLGFATVKAPVSGFVGRLFKKTGSIISPSDVQPLSYLSDNREIHAYFSISESDFVTFKDGLQGASIAEKIKNAPAVSIILSGGQVYPQAGKLDMVDAVFDKTTGAITLRATFPNEQGLLRSGNSGRIKLGLQQSNVIGIPQSATFEMQDKLFAFVVDRNNKVRQVALTISGTSDTTYYISEGLKAGDQLVLKGMESLKEGIVVKPEKSTEKIAKININ
- a CDS encoding TolC family protein, producing the protein MKKYFKITVTANILFIIIGCTVSKDLKTPAPELPSTFRNAVTEDTMSIASLPWKEFYRDTMLQKLIDSSIVRNFDMQIALKNVEESRLRLKQSQWNNVPIVGLNISSSTNNPSNNSLNGMSTSQFLGTNHLEDYTTSISLSWEADIWGKIRSKNKIALASYLLTNEARKAIQTELIANVTQGYYNLIMLDEQLKIAQRNILLNESTVRMMTIQYESGQVTSLAVEQAEAQLLATQKLIPELEQATIQQENALRVLSGDLPSSINRSFLSEQVILPETISAGLPSTLLRLRPDIKRKEFELALSNAKVGVSKADMYPSLRITASGGVNSLKASDWFNIPSALFGIVGASVVQPLLQHKELSTQYKVDLVEREKSVLKFRQSVVNAVGEVSDALVKIEKLKTQETLAEKRVNKLKQSTMRANDLFNNGMATYLEVIIAQGNVLQSELELALIRRSELIAISELYRSLGGGVN
- a CDS encoding nuclear transport factor 2 family protein; translation: MFSTVATAKVNAGSGGNSNEKENRSKKMEKMDDTKAILAVIDTYIEGLRQGRVDLLKKSFHKDAIMHGYSRDNKITEGSVQHLYDIIEKAGALSNVTAKNKVLNQTSNTAFVLAELKSTAPNENSTDYLSLMKIDGQWKIISKVYHLSYAK
- a CDS encoding efflux RND transporter permease subunit, whose translation is MLKVFIDKPVIATVVSIMLVILGAVGLMDLPIQQFPDIAPPVVQVSANYPGANAETMVRAVAPALEESINGVENMTYMSSTSSNDGTLTISVYFKLGTDPDQAAVNVQNRVSSATGLLPTEVVQAGITTQKVQNSLVMAINLMSENPKLYDATYLTNYAQINVIPEIKRIQGVGQVRFLGSNKDYSMRIWLNPAQMTAYSITPNEVMAAVKSKNQEAAPGRLGQSSNRSFEYVLKYSGKYTKPEEYGNMIIRSNSDGTILKLRDVAKVELGSYTYNSLNTVHDKQSILFEVVQLPGSNSREIQTKVGEYLKKAEKDFPPGIKQQILYNTKDMLDQSIEQVQQTLLEAFILVFIVVYIFLQDFRSTLIPAIAVPVAIIGTFFFMSIFGFSINLLTLFALVLAIGIVVDDAIVVVEAVHSKLEHKNITPRKATMSAMHEITGAIISITLVMAAVFLPVGFMNGSAGVFYRQFAFTLAIAISISAVNALTLSPALCALLLKDVNHDHHEKPKNFKQRFFFAFNKGFENVTSRYVGSVKKMIKFKWISLEALVAIMLVTGILIRKTPTGFIPSEDLGFIAISVNLPPGSSMKRTQAILDEAADKVRDMPAKFAFNQVAGFNILTSSTSPSSGVAFFRMKKDGERGDMNDVSANIAELQKRMNTIKGAQCFVFSFPTVPGFSNVDALDIVLEDKAGGKLDKFGGIANRFIAELMKRPEIAVAFTTFRADYPQLEMILDHEKIEQLGIDEKDVLSSMQAYFGSAQVSDFNRFGKYYRVMIQAEKEERADLASMNEIYVKNKTGSMVPVNTIVSLKRVFGPEVITRYNLYNSIGVNAVPKPGYSTGDAIQAIREVAEKELPTGYSFEFSGMTREEILSGGQSVLIFALSLVFVYFLLCAQYNSYILPLAVVLSVPTGIIGVFVAIRLAGIDNNIYIQVALIMLIGLLAKNAILIVEFASQRRNAGHSLVESALEAAKLRIRPIIMTSIAFVAGIAPMMRATGPSAMGNHSISIGAAGGMIGGVVLGLFFIPVLFIVFQALHEKVSGKPANTTPEPVLQ